One window of the Chitinophaga niabensis genome contains the following:
- a CDS encoding ABC transporter ATP-binding protein, with the protein MENAIVKVENLSHRYSSQWAVRDINFEIRSQGVVGLLGSNGAGKSTTMNIICGVLKQTKGEVFINGISLKDNPVAAKRNIGFMPQKLPLYQDFTVEEYITYCADLRMVEKTEVKKATKDAMERCGVLHFRERLLRNLSGGYQQRVGIAQAIVHNPRFVVLDEPTNGLDPNQIVEVRNLIKEIAQDRSVLLSTHILTEVQATCHEIKMIEEGQMVFSGTLEMFDNYIEPNTLVVSLDTPPAQDELLKLEGVKSIEQLAPSRFRIGYDGDKKTAQRIAEISVNSGWGLMELIIEKSSLDAVFARLSRKNTK; encoded by the coding sequence ATGGAAAACGCCATTGTAAAAGTTGAAAACTTATCTCACCGTTACTCTTCGCAGTGGGCGGTAAGGGATATAAATTTTGAGATCCGCAGCCAGGGAGTTGTGGGATTGCTGGGTTCTAACGGAGCTGGTAAATCCACCACCATGAATATCATCTGTGGTGTACTAAAGCAAACAAAAGGAGAGGTATTCATCAACGGCATCAGCCTGAAGGATAACCCGGTAGCAGCTAAACGTAATATCGGTTTTATGCCGCAGAAGCTACCGCTTTACCAGGATTTTACGGTGGAAGAATACATCACCTATTGTGCAGACCTGAGAATGGTAGAAAAAACCGAGGTGAAAAAAGCAACGAAAGATGCGATGGAAAGATGCGGTGTACTGCACTTCCGGGAACGTTTGCTCCGCAACCTCTCCGGTGGTTATCAGCAAAGGGTGGGTATTGCACAGGCTATTGTGCATAATCCAAGATTTGTTGTGCTGGATGAACCTACCAATGGGCTGGATCCGAACCAGATCGTAGAAGTACGGAACCTGATCAAGGAAATTGCACAGGACCGTTCCGTATTGCTGTCTACCCACATTCTTACAGAAGTACAGGCTACCTGCCATGAGATCAAGATGATTGAAGAAGGGCAGATGGTGTTCTCCGGAACATTAGAGATGTTCGACAATTACATTGAACCAAATACACTCGTTGTTTCGCTGGATACACCTCCTGCCCAGGATGAATTACTGAAGCTGGAAGGCGTGAAGTCTATTGAACAACTGGCGCCTTCCCGTTTCAGAATAGGGTATGACGGGGACAAGAAAACTGCACAACGGATAGCAGAAATAAGTGTGAACAGCGGCTGGGGACTGATGGAACTTATCATTGAAAAGAGCTCGCTGGATGCTGTATTTGCCAGATTGTCCAGGAAAAACACCAAATAA
- a CDS encoding Gldg family protein produces the protein MRRIYKIAKAELFTLFYSPIAWMILVVFAFQTGMAFVEHLQEAVRAQATGWGNSFITAGIFSGQRGLFASVQNYLYLYMPLLTMGLMSRELSSGSIKLLYSSPVTSSQIIRGKFLAMMTYSLMLIGVLLVYVVIGLCTVDHFDLPSVWSGLLAIYLLMCGYAAIGLFMSSLTSYQVVAALGTLVLLAALSYMNKIWQDIDFVRDITYWLSISGRCNEMISGLICSEDVLYFVIVVCMFLALSILKLQSNRTHASFSRVWGQYALVVVAAMLLGYATSRPTLMAYYDATETKRNTLTPNSQEIMAKLDGGMTITTYVNLLDREYYHGIPAQVNEDKERLKQYIRFKPETKLKYVYYYDKPSNNPRLNFVYPKKSLFEMAKGEANIRDLDLDLFMSPKEIKKKIDLSGEGNTFVRLVERENGQKAWLRIYDDMMKFPSEAEVSAVFKRMVMKLPRIAFLEGHGERRIEGERIKDYTMFSSVKTFRYALTNQGCDVETLDLSGDKQIPKEVDIIVIADMKEEMDSVEKKKLDVYIANGGNLVIALKPKSEIMEAFISQFGVKTVPGQLVQPKQDVAANVVMNVPTEAAKALAPIYESMLERRQWVGTVISAGLIQAENKGYKAIPVLQTVDTMKTWSEVQTIDFVNDSATIDEAAGEKAGVYTTAMALTRKIGKKEQRIMILGDADCISNGGMTPPYRRYGAANFSMIPGIFHWLSYGTVPVDVSRPRSSDNEISLTKDSVKMVKYGLMWVIPGLLLLGSAILLIRRKRK, from the coding sequence ATGAGACGAATTTATAAGATCGCCAAGGCGGAATTATTCACCTTGTTCTATTCACCCATAGCCTGGATGATCCTTGTTGTATTTGCTTTTCAGACAGGGATGGCCTTTGTTGAACATCTGCAGGAAGCGGTAAGGGCACAGGCCACCGGTTGGGGAAATTCATTTATTACCGCCGGTATCTTTTCAGGGCAAAGGGGCTTGTTCGCTTCAGTACAGAATTACCTGTACCTCTACATGCCTTTGCTGACAATGGGGCTGATGAGCCGGGAATTAAGCAGCGGATCTATTAAGCTGTTGTACTCTTCCCCGGTAACGTCTTCCCAGATCATCCGCGGTAAGTTCCTTGCTATGATGACCTATAGCCTGATGCTGATCGGTGTACTCCTGGTGTATGTGGTGATCGGCTTATGTACAGTGGATCATTTCGACCTTCCATCTGTATGGTCAGGCCTCCTGGCTATTTACCTGCTGATGTGCGGATATGCAGCCATAGGATTATTTATGTCCAGCCTCACCTCTTACCAGGTAGTAGCGGCTTTGGGAACACTGGTGTTGCTGGCTGCATTGAGCTATATGAACAAGATCTGGCAGGACATTGATTTTGTACGTGATATCACTTACTGGCTTTCTATCTCCGGCCGTTGTAATGAAATGATCAGCGGACTGATCTGCAGCGAAGATGTACTGTATTTTGTGATCGTGGTATGCATGTTCCTGGCATTAAGTATCCTGAAACTGCAGTCTAACCGTACACATGCTTCCTTTTCGAGGGTCTGGGGGCAATATGCACTGGTAGTTGTTGCTGCTATGCTGCTGGGATACGCCACCTCCAGGCCAACGCTGATGGCATATTATGATGCTACTGAAACCAAGCGGAATACACTTACCCCTAACAGCCAGGAGATCATGGCAAAGCTGGATGGTGGAATGACCATTACCACTTATGTGAACCTGCTGGACAGGGAATACTATCATGGCATTCCTGCCCAGGTAAATGAGGATAAAGAACGGCTTAAACAATACATCCGCTTTAAACCGGAAACCAAACTGAAATACGTTTATTATTACGATAAGCCCAGTAATAATCCACGCCTGAATTTTGTTTATCCTAAAAAGAGCCTGTTTGAAATGGCCAAAGGAGAAGCAAATATCCGGGACCTTGACCTTGACCTGTTCATGTCGCCCAAGGAAATAAAGAAGAAGATCGATCTCTCAGGTGAAGGCAACACTTTTGTACGCCTGGTGGAAAGAGAGAACGGGCAAAAGGCCTGGCTGAGGATCTATGATGATATGATGAAATTCCCTTCTGAAGCAGAAGTATCCGCTGTTTTCAAACGGATGGTGATGAAGCTGCCCAGGATCGCTTTCCTGGAAGGGCACGGCGAGCGGAGGATTGAAGGAGAAAGGATCAAGGATTACACCATGTTCTCTTCCGTTAAAACTTTCCGTTACGCACTCACCAACCAGGGTTGTGATGTGGAAACACTGGATCTTTCCGGTGATAAACAGATCCCTAAGGAAGTGGATATCATTGTGATTGCGGATATGAAGGAAGAAATGGATTCCGTTGAAAAGAAAAAGCTGGACGTTTACATTGCCAACGGTGGTAACCTGGTGATCGCACTCAAGCCGAAATCAGAAATAATGGAAGCCTTCATTTCACAGTTCGGTGTAAAAACAGTGCCTGGTCAGTTAGTGCAACCCAAGCAGGATGTGGCAGCTAACGTTGTAATGAATGTGCCTACGGAAGCAGCCAAAGCACTGGCACCCATTTATGAGAGCATGCTGGAACGCAGGCAATGGGTAGGCACGGTGATCTCTGCAGGCCTTATTCAGGCGGAGAACAAAGGTTACAAAGCAATACCTGTTCTGCAAACAGTAGATACCATGAAAACATGGAGTGAAGTGCAGACCATAGATTTTGTGAACGATTCCGCTACCATAGACGAAGCAGCCGGAGAAAAGGCAGGCGTGTATACTACGGCCATGGCCTTAACCCGTAAGATAGGAAAGAAGGAACAGCGTATCATGATCCTGGGAGATGCTGATTGTATCAGTAACGGTGGCATGACACCTCCTTACAGACGTTACGGTGCAGCTAACTTCTCTATGATCCCGGGGATCTTCCATTGGCTGTCTTATGGTACAGTACCTGTTGATGTAAGCCGTCCGCGTTCTTCAGACAATGAGATATCGCTTACCAAAGACAGTGTGAAAATGGTGAAGTATGGATTAATGTGGGTGATTCCCGGCCTGTTGCTGTTAGGCAGTGCCATTTTACTGATCAGGAGAAAAAGAAAGTAG